In one Mucilaginibacter ginsenosidivorax genomic region, the following are encoded:
- a CDS encoding response regulator → MSSPDIFYVEDDEDFAFIMEHAVKEVKDDLSVKIIGNGKDALELLRLLTEAKAKPKLILLDLNLPGLSGLDLVKRIREIAFLKYVPVVFFSTSDNPKDVKASLEFGANAFLSKPSGYNNLVTCVESLYNFWFTQNLNIN, encoded by the coding sequence GTGAGCTCACCAGACATATTTTACGTGGAAGATGATGAAGACTTTGCCTTCATTATGGAACACGCGGTAAAGGAGGTTAAGGACGACCTGTCTGTTAAGATCATAGGCAACGGTAAAGACGCACTTGAATTGTTACGCCTGCTTACCGAAGCTAAAGCCAAGCCGAAACTTATTTTATTAGATTTAAATTTACCAGGCCTGTCTGGCCTGGATTTAGTTAAACGCATCAGGGAGATAGCATTTTTAAAATATGTACCGGTTGTATTTTTCTCTACATCCGATAACCCAAAAGATGTAAAAGCATCGCTTGAATTTGGTGCAAACGCGTTTTTGAGCAAACCATCAGGCTATAACAACCTGGTAACCTGCGTGGAGTCACTTTACAATTTCTGGTTCACCCAAAATTTAAATATCAATTAA
- a CDS encoding response regulator: protein MEDDPDIGIIMDLALSDRYEVEVKTNGYNVLENVIRFSPDLIMLDNYIGQKNAGDIINEIKPEIEYRNIPYVLFSGHDDIRRIAEKINATAYLPKPFALNELYDCVDGIFAA from the coding sequence ATAGAGGATGATCCGGATATTGGGATCATCATGGACCTGGCATTGTCTGACAGGTACGAGGTAGAAGTAAAAACGAATGGGTACAATGTGCTGGAAAACGTTATCCGTTTTTCGCCTGATTTGATCATGTTAGATAACTACATTGGGCAAAAAAACGCCGGGGATATCATTAATGAGATAAAACCGGAAATTGAATACAGAAATATACCATATGTATTATTTTCAGGTCATGACGATATCAGGCGGATAGCCGAAAAAATTAACGCAACCGCGTATTTACCAAAACCTTTTGCCCTTAATGAACTTTATGATTGCGTCGACGGAATTTTTGCCGCCTGA
- a CDS encoding ABC transporter ATP-binding protein produces MNILLSYLKKHRWIVVMALFLAAMNIGFSLLDPWITGRIVDRVIEKRGTLHYEEYLRQVLMLVGAAIGVAMVSRIAKNFQDYFTNIITQKVGAAMYADGLKHSLELPYQVFEDQRSGETLGILQKVRLDCEKFITSFISILFVSLIGMVFVIVYSVSVNYQVTLVYFAAIPIITFVSMAMSRKIKTIQKKIVSETTALAGSTTESLRNIELVKSLGLAKQEIERLNNTTYKILDLELKKVKYVRSMSFVQGTTVNFVRSVMVVVLLMLIFKGSLSPGQYFSFLFYSFFLFNPLQELGNVILSWREAEVSLGNFKGILSTPIDKKPEKPVMVDKVNTLTFSNVTFKHLTANRNALNHINFETNTGETIAFVGPSGSGKTTLVKLLVGLYQPLEGDVLYNNILSKEIDLDQLREKIGFVTQDTQLFSGTIRENLLFVRPDATDEECMNVLQRAACQTLLARADKGLSTVIGEGGVKVSGGEKQRLSIARALLRKPDILVFDEATSSLDSITEEEITETIRNVSENENHITILIAHRLSTIMHADCIYVLEKGRIIESGRHLDLISQKGLYYAMWRQQIGEKITAEVE; encoded by the coding sequence ATGAATATATTACTTTCTTACTTGAAAAAACACCGCTGGATAGTGGTGATGGCGCTGTTTCTGGCGGCTATGAATATTGGTTTTTCATTGCTTGACCCGTGGATAACAGGCCGGATAGTTGACCGCGTTATTGAAAAACGAGGCACGCTGCATTATGAGGAGTACCTGCGGCAGGTGTTAATGCTGGTTGGTGCAGCCATTGGCGTAGCCATGGTATCGCGTATTGCAAAAAATTTCCAGGATTACTTTACCAATATTATTACCCAAAAGGTTGGTGCAGCAATGTATGCCGATGGCCTGAAACACTCGTTAGAGCTGCCTTACCAGGTTTTTGAAGATCAGCGTAGCGGCGAAACGCTGGGTATTTTACAAAAGGTACGGTTAGATTGCGAAAAGTTTATTACTTCGTTTATCAGCATATTATTTGTGTCCCTTATCGGGATGGTGTTTGTAATTGTATACTCGGTAAGTGTAAATTACCAGGTAACATTGGTTTATTTTGCTGCTATACCCATTATTACTTTTGTGAGCATGGCCATGAGCCGTAAGATAAAAACCATCCAGAAGAAAATAGTATCTGAAACTACCGCACTGGCCGGATCCACTACCGAATCACTAAGAAATATTGAATTGGTAAAAAGTCTTGGTTTGGCTAAGCAGGAAATAGAAAGGCTAAACAACACCACCTACAAAATACTCGACCTGGAACTAAAGAAAGTAAAATATGTACGCAGCATGAGCTTTGTACAGGGTACTACTGTAAATTTTGTGCGGAGTGTAATGGTGGTTGTACTATTGATGCTGATATTTAAAGGGTCGTTATCGCCGGGACAATACTTTAGCTTCCTGTTTTACTCGTTCTTTTTGTTTAACCCGCTACAGGAGCTTGGCAACGTGATTTTGTCATGGCGCGAGGCCGAGGTTTCGTTAGGGAATTTCAAAGGCATTTTGAGCACCCCTATTGACAAAAAACCCGAGAAACCTGTAATGGTAGATAAAGTAAATACGCTAACCTTCAGCAATGTTACTTTTAAACATTTAACCGCCAACCGCAACGCGCTTAATCATATTAATTTTGAAACCAATACAGGCGAAACCATCGCATTTGTTGGTCCATCGGGCTCGGGTAAAACCACACTGGTAAAACTGTTGGTTGGTTTGTACCAGCCGCTGGAGGGCGATGTTTTATACAATAACATTTTAAGCAAGGAGATTGATCTTGATCAGCTACGCGAAAAAATTGGTTTTGTAACGCAGGATACCCAGTTGTTTTCGGGCACCATCCGCGAGAACTTATTGTTTGTTCGCCCGGATGCTACCGATGAAGAGTGTATGAACGTATTGCAGCGTGCCGCCTGCCAAACCCTGCTGGCGAGGGCCGATAAAGGCCTGAGCACGGTTATTGGCGAGGGTGGGGTAAAAGTATCCGGCGGCGAAAAACAACGCCTCTCGATAGCTCGTGCGCTGTTACGCAAACCCGATATCCTGGTGTTTGATGAGGCTACTTCATCTTTGGATTCTATCACCGAAGAGGAGATTACCGAAACTATACGTAACGTATCTGAAAACGAAAATCATATCACCATACTGATAGCCCACCGTTTATCAACAATCATGCACGCCGATTGTATTTATGTGCTCGAAAAAGGCCGCATCATTGAGTCTGGCCGTCACCTTGATCTGATAAGCCAAAAAGGTTTATACTATGCCATGTGGAGGCAGCAAATAGGCGAAAAAATAACGGCAGAAGTGGAGTAG
- a CDS encoding biliverdin-producing heme oxygenase produces the protein MLHETLKQATRQQHNQLEQLMFVDQIMNGTLTFDEYQKILTTNYLTHAHIEEALYTHLSVHLRQRLNFEERIKLPALLQDLEEAHITIPQTEPDTSFIDTSSDAAILGSMYVMEGATLGGNVIVKRLKNNPQLAPYQLNYHYYQVYGDKLVENWKHFIQVLDTIIPANEYPAAVKSAIGMFEYIASLQGWPA, from the coding sequence ATGCTGCACGAAACATTAAAACAAGCAACCCGGCAACAGCATAACCAGCTTGAGCAGCTGATGTTTGTTGACCAGATAATGAATGGCACCCTGACTTTTGACGAATATCAAAAAATACTGACTACCAATTATCTCACGCACGCCCATATCGAGGAAGCTTTATATACCCATTTAAGCGTTCACCTGCGCCAGAGGCTAAATTTTGAAGAGCGGATAAAATTGCCCGCTTTACTACAGGATTTGGAAGAAGCACACATTACCATCCCGCAAACCGAACCTGATACCAGTTTTATAGATACCAGCAGCGATGCCGCGATACTGGGCAGCATGTACGTGATGGAAGGCGCAACATTGGGCGGCAACGTGATAGTAAAACGTTTAAAAAATAATCCCCAGCTTGCCCCTTATCAGTTAAACTACCATTATTACCAGGTTTATGGCGATAAGCTGGTTGAAAACTGGAAACATTTTATACAGGTTTTGGATACAATTATACCTGCAAATGAATACCCGGCGGCTGTAAAAAGCGCTATCGGCATGTTTGAGTATATTGCATCGTTGCAGGGCTGGCCGGCATAA
- a CDS encoding LytR/AlgR family response regulator transcription factor, translating to MIRCLVVDDEPLALHILEDYISKMPFLQLVKATTNPIEALTLVQAGNVDLVFLDVQMPELTGIQFLKIANGKAKVILTTAYPQYALEGYELDVVDYLLKPIAFDRFFKSVQKAQSIIQPVTKTVIQAEPAQQDDFSTDFIFVKTEHKIQKVYLHDILFIEGLKDYISIFTPAERIITLQGMKKMEDALPERHFVRVHKSYIVALNKIDSIERSRIQIGDKIIPVGDTYRDEFFKIIDDKNV from the coding sequence ATGATCAGATGCCTGGTAGTTGATGATGAGCCTTTAGCGCTGCATATTTTGGAAGATTATATATCCAAAATGCCTTTTTTGCAATTGGTGAAAGCCACAACCAATCCCATTGAAGCCCTAACACTGGTACAGGCAGGCAATGTCGACCTGGTATTTTTAGATGTACAAATGCCCGAACTTACCGGCATCCAGTTTTTAAAAATAGCCAATGGCAAAGCCAAAGTAATCCTCACCACAGCCTACCCCCAGTACGCGCTGGAAGGTTATGAGCTGGATGTGGTTGATTACCTGCTTAAGCCGATAGCTTTTGACAGGTTTTTTAAATCGGTACAAAAAGCGCAAAGTATCATACAGCCCGTTACCAAAACGGTTATCCAGGCCGAGCCCGCGCAGCAGGATGATTTTTCGACAGATTTTATCTTTGTAAAAACCGAGCATAAAATTCAAAAGGTTTACCTGCACGATATTTTGTTTATCGAGGGGTTAAAAGATTACATCTCCATTTTTACCCCTGCCGAGCGTATTATTACCCTGCAGGGCATGAAAAAAATGGAAGATGCCCTGCCCGAAAGGCATTTTGTAAGGGTACATAAATCATACATTGTAGCGCTTAACAAAATTGACAGCATTGAGCGCAGCCGTATCCAGATAGGTGACAAAATTATCCCGGTGGGCGATACTTACCGTGATGAGTTTTTTAAAATCATCGACGATAAAAACGTTTAA
- a CDS encoding sensor histidine kinase, with protein sequence MQNTISPDNQTRGLKTAWHIFWHLLFWLGMISLFIFLARMNDHITPRQLVIIFLVFPVINIGLFYINFLVYIPRFLDKKRYWAYACVALITIIVFGVIKYGVGLLFKDVILIHNKGQQISFAAYFFNTVFTSLIFIFLSTVLKFTTDWFLNERIQHDLENQRLTAELAFLKSQINPHFLFNSLNSIYSLAYQKSDTTPEAILKLSEIMRYMLYECNDNRVDLSKELQYLHNYIDLQKIRFGNKAFIDFKVMGNVTNQQIVPLLLIAFIENAFKHGVANDVMTPIKLLINVDECKLHFYIQNKKHTHNRDAIGGIGLTNVQRRLNLLYPGKYTLNIRDTEDTYTCELSIIL encoded by the coding sequence ATGCAAAACACTATTTCTCCGGATAATCAAACACGCGGTTTAAAAACAGCCTGGCATATTTTCTGGCATTTACTTTTTTGGCTGGGGATGATCTCGCTGTTCATTTTCCTGGCCCGGATGAACGATCACATTACGCCAAGGCAATTGGTTATCATATTCCTGGTATTCCCGGTAATCAATATCGGCTTGTTTTACATTAATTTCCTGGTATATATTCCGCGCTTCCTCGATAAAAAACGGTACTGGGCTTATGCCTGTGTGGCTTTAATTACCATTATAGTTTTTGGCGTTATTAAATATGGCGTAGGTTTGCTGTTTAAAGATGTGATACTGATACACAACAAGGGGCAGCAAATAAGCTTTGCCGCTTACTTTTTCAACACCGTTTTTACCAGCCTGATTTTTATTTTTTTAAGTACCGTGCTTAAATTCACTACCGATTGGTTCCTGAACGAACGCATTCAGCACGATCTTGAAAACCAACGCCTGACTGCCGAACTGGCTTTTTTAAAATCGCAGATAAACCCACATTTTTTATTCAACTCGCTTAACAGTATTTACTCCCTGGCCTATCAAAAGTCAGATACCACGCCCGAGGCTATCCTCAAGCTATCTGAAATTATGCGTTACATGCTTTATGAGTGTAACGACAACCGGGTTGATTTAAGCAAAGAGCTTCAATACCTGCATAACTACATCGATTTGCAAAAAATCCGCTTCGGCAATAAGGCATTTATTGATTTTAAGGTAATGGGTAATGTAACCAATCAGCAAATTGTCCCCTTATTATTAATAGCCTTTATAGAAAATGCTTTTAAGCATGGCGTGGCCAATGATGTGATGACGCCAATTAAATTGCTCATTAATGTTGATGAATGCAAGCTGCACTTTTACATCCAAAATAAAAAACATACCCACAACCGCGATGCCATTGGCGGCATAGGGTTAACCAATGTGCAACGGCGGCTTAATCTTTTATACCCCGGTAAGTATACTTTAAATATCAGGGATACAGAAGATACCTATACTTGTGAATTATCGATAATTTTATAA
- the frr gene encoding ribosome recycling factor: MSELIKKQVTDAKASMERAIEHADNELNKIRAGKASPSMLDDVTVDYYGTATPLSQVGSVNTPDARTIIIQPWEKSLLAPIEKAIIAANLGVNPQNDGIIIRINVPPLTEERRRDLVKKAKGEAETGKIAIRNIRKDANEKIKKLKSEGVSEDEIKVGEAEVQKLTDAYIIKVDQLSEAKEKDIMTV; encoded by the coding sequence ATGAGCGAACTCATTAAAAAACAAGTTACTGATGCAAAGGCATCCATGGAAAGGGCCATTGAGCATGCCGATAACGAATTAAATAAAATACGTGCCGGTAAAGCAAGCCCATCAATGCTGGATGACGTTACGGTTGATTATTACGGTACGGCAACTCCTTTAAGCCAGGTTGGTAGCGTAAATACCCCCGATGCCCGCACAATTATTATACAACCCTGGGAAAAATCATTGCTTGCCCCTATAGAAAAAGCAATTATAGCGGCTAACCTTGGTGTTAACCCGCAAAACGATGGTATCATCATCCGCATAAACGTACCGCCGTTAACCGAAGAGCGCCGCCGCGATTTAGTTAAAAAAGCAAAAGGCGAAGCAGAAACCGGTAAAATAGCTATCCGCAACATTCGTAAAGATGCCAACGAGAAGATCAAAAAATTAAAATCGGAAGGCGTATCTGAAGATGAAATAAAAGTAGGCGAGGCCGAAGTTCAAAAACTTACCGATGCTTATATCATCAAAGTTGACCAGCTTTCTGAAGCCAAAGAAAAAGATATCATGACGGTTTAA
- a CDS encoding 3-keto-disaccharide hydrolase, with protein MNQLKTTLLMLLLAVCGYSASAQNDPKLTEVWDPEPAVVQPGAGNKAPSDAIILFDGKNLDEWTDQKGMPPGWTIKNGILTIKPGSGSIITKRNFADCQLHIEWRTPAIVKGEGQERGNSGVIMQSRYELQILDSYKNRTYSNGQAGSVYKQHVPLVNASLKPGEWQKYDIIYTAPRFNLDSSLKTPAYITALHNGVLVQNHVAIKGTVAHVGQPKYTRHNFAQPLLLQEHEFPVSFRNIWIREINVQKLFNGKDKTGWYTFLDTLGKNNDIYNNFIVENGAVHVMGKYFGYMSTLKSYSNYYLKVVFKWGSKQYFPRQTGKRDAGILYHFGLMEKDTVWPKSIEFQIQEQDCGDFWCVKHTNVDSPNKWEFAWDQKHIFRTANFEKPRGEWNTLEIICNGNQIEHYVNGHLVNWGTGSVAEGRILLQSEGAELFYKSVELTPL; from the coding sequence ATGAACCAGTTAAAAACCACTTTATTAATGCTGTTATTGGCCGTATGCGGGTACAGCGCCTCGGCACAAAACGATCCAAAACTCACCGAAGTTTGGGACCCGGAACCAGCCGTAGTACAACCGGGTGCGGGCAATAAAGCGCCATCAGACGCTATTATTTTGTTTGATGGAAAAAACCTGGACGAATGGACAGATCAAAAAGGAATGCCCCCGGGCTGGACAATTAAAAACGGTATCCTCACCATAAAACCCGGCAGCGGCTCCATTATCACCAAAAGAAACTTTGCCGATTGCCAGCTGCACATTGAATGGCGCACACCGGCTATTGTAAAAGGCGAAGGCCAGGAGCGCGGCAACAGTGGTGTAATAATGCAAAGCCGTTACGAGCTGCAGATACTGGATAGTTATAAAAACCGAACCTACTCCAACGGGCAGGCGGGCTCTGTTTACAAACAGCACGTGCCTTTGGTAAACGCTTCCCTTAAACCCGGCGAGTGGCAAAAGTATGACATCATATACACAGCCCCGCGTTTTAATTTAGATAGCTCGCTTAAAACACCTGCGTACATCACGGCTTTACACAATGGCGTGCTGGTGCAAAACCATGTAGCCATAAAAGGCACGGTGGCACATGTTGGCCAGCCTAAATACACCAGGCACAACTTTGCACAGCCTTTATTACTGCAGGAACACGAGTTCCCGGTATCGTTCCGCAATATCTGGATCAGGGAAATCAACGTTCAAAAGCTTTTTAACGGCAAGGATAAAACGGGTTGGTATACATTTTTAGATACGCTGGGCAAAAACAACGATATATATAACAATTTCATTGTAGAAAATGGCGCGGTGCATGTAATGGGTAAATACTTTGGCTATATGAGTACGCTTAAATCATACTCCAATTATTACCTTAAAGTGGTATTTAAATGGGGCAGCAAACAATATTTTCCGCGCCAAACAGGTAAAAGGGATGCGGGCATTTTGTATCATTTTGGGTTGATGGAAAAGGATACTGTTTGGCCAAAATCAATAGAGTTTCAGATACAGGAGCAGGATTGCGGCGATTTTTGGTGCGTAAAACATACCAATGTAGATTCGCCCAATAAATGGGAGTTTGCCTGGGACCAAAAGCACATTTTCCGTACGGCGAATTTTGAAAAGCCGCGGGGCGAGTGGAATACGCTGGAGATTATTTGCAACGGCAACCAAATTGAACATTATGTAAACGGGCACCTGGTAAACTGGGGTACAGGTTCGGTAGCCGAAGGCAGGATATTACTGCAATCGGAAGGCGCCGAGCTATTTTACAAATCGGTAGAGTTAACGCCGCTATGA
- a CDS encoding ATP-binding protein, with translation MNFQVDLTNCDREPIHIPGKIQSHGFLVAVNASTYVISYISTNIEQYADVVPQHMLGKHITELEPYLELSADNAQLTQILNLAKNSKSDEIINPLTIHTKGKGYNVIIGRSKTELIMEFETTDSDLDLDVQKTIGRSVAEILSGKTLIVLLQKAAFEVKKIINYDRVMIYKFNDDGHGEVVAEVKNDDLEPFLGLHYPASDIPKQARELYKLNLTRIIADVNAESSPIITYQEADVPLDLTHSVLRAVSPIHIQYLKNMGVGSSFSISLIAHGELWGLIACHNYSPRFIDYKARDASKLIGQILSSALEYRQDEENNEQVAAINEAASTIADYIKKDIDIVFALTKNKTTIRDVTMAAGVALIFDGGITTLGNTPDDDQIKEIAGWLKVNMVDNIYYTHRFPEIFAAAKKYSNVASGILACVLSKELAEMIIWFKPEQITSINWAGNPEKPVEQTEDGLLQLSPRKSFEIWNQIVQNTSAKWKNDELATVLKVREDIIYAINRKANEIRLLNEKLQVAYDELDTFSYTISHDLRTPLSSIKNYSELLLATNKSLDESAKKMLERIIKGTDKMHMLIKEILHYSRVGRTDLEINPIDMSLLLNEIKREVLSAINSPNLEFIMGDTPPINGDVVMISQVFTNLISNAVKYSSKSQPAIVKIEGKVGSNEVTYSVSDNGVGIDVNYYNRVFELFKRMDNALDFEGTGVGLAIVKRIIEKHHARIWFESKLEVGTIFYVSFKN, from the coding sequence ATGAATTTTCAGGTTGATTTAACCAATTGCGACAGAGAACCCATACATATCCCCGGAAAAATACAGTCGCATGGTTTTTTGGTAGCTGTTAACGCCAGTACATATGTTATCAGCTACATCAGCACAAATATTGAACAATACGCCGATGTTGTACCGCAGCACATGTTAGGGAAGCACATTACTGAGCTGGAACCTTACCTGGAATTATCGGCAGATAACGCCCAGCTTACCCAAATTTTAAACCTGGCTAAAAACAGTAAATCCGACGAGATCATCAACCCCCTAACCATCCATACAAAAGGTAAGGGGTATAACGTCATTATCGGCCGCTCTAAAACAGAGTTGATTATGGAGTTTGAAACTACAGATTCGGACCTCGACCTGGACGTTCAAAAAACCATCGGCCGTTCGGTTGCCGAAATATTGAGCGGCAAAACCCTGATTGTACTTTTACAAAAGGCAGCTTTTGAAGTTAAAAAGATCATTAACTACGATAGGGTGATGATTTATAAATTTAATGATGATGGCCATGGCGAGGTAGTTGCCGAAGTGAAGAACGACGATCTTGAACCTTTTTTAGGCTTGCATTACCCTGCCTCAGACATTCCAAAACAGGCGCGTGAACTTTACAAACTAAACCTTACCCGCATTATTGCAGATGTAAATGCCGAAAGCTCGCCCATTATTACCTACCAGGAGGCCGATGTACCGCTTGATTTAACACATTCGGTACTACGGGCCGTATCGCCAATACACATTCAGTACTTAAAAAATATGGGCGTGGGCTCCAGCTTCAGTATTTCGCTGATTGCACATGGCGAACTTTGGGGCCTGATAGCCTGCCACAATTACTCGCCGCGATTTATTGACTATAAGGCGCGCGATGCTTCGAAATTGATTGGCCAAATCCTTTCTTCGGCCCTGGAATACCGGCAGGACGAAGAAAATAACGAGCAGGTAGCTGCCATTAATGAAGCGGCCAGCACCATTGCCGATTATATTAAAAAAGATATCGATATTGTTTTTGCGCTTACTAAAAATAAAACCACCATCCGGGATGTTACAATGGCTGCCGGTGTAGCACTTATTTTTGACGGCGGGATTACCACCTTAGGCAACACGCCCGATGATGACCAGATAAAGGAGATTGCAGGCTGGCTAAAGGTGAATATGGTTGATAATATTTATTATACACATCGTTTCCCCGAAATTTTTGCGGCAGCCAAAAAATACAGCAATGTTGCCAGCGGCATACTTGCCTGTGTATTATCAAAAGAACTGGCCGAGATGATTATATGGTTTAAGCCCGAGCAAATTACCTCCATTAACTGGGCCGGCAACCCCGAAAAGCCCGTTGAGCAAACCGAAGACGGATTATTACAGCTGTCGCCCCGCAAATCATTCGAGATCTGGAATCAGATAGTTCAGAACACATCCGCAAAGTGGAAAAACGACGAATTGGCCACTGTGCTCAAAGTGAGAGAAGATATTATATACGCTATTAACCGCAAAGCCAATGAGATAAGGTTGCTGAACGAAAAGCTACAGGTAGCGTATGATGAACTGGATACATTTAGCTACACCATATCACATGATTTGCGAACGCCGTTGTCATCCATCAAAAACTATTCAGAACTTTTACTGGCCACCAACAAGAGCCTGGATGAAAGCGCAAAAAAAATGCTTGAACGGATCATTAAGGGCACCGATAAAATGCATATGCTGATTAAAGAGATACTGCATTATTCAAGAGTTGGCCGTACCGACCTTGAAATTAACCCTATTGATATGAGCTTGCTGCTAAACGAAATTAAGCGCGAGGTGCTATCGGCCATAAACTCCCCTAACCTCGAATTTATTATGGGTGATACTCCCCCTATAAATGGCGATGTAGTGATGATAAGCCAGGTGTTTACCAATTTAATAAGCAATGCGGTAAAGTACTCATCAAAATCACAACCTGCAATAGTGAAGATAGAGGGCAAAGTTGGCAGCAATGAAGTTACCTATTCCGTATCAGACAATGGCGTTGGCATTGATGTAAATTATTATAACCGGGTGTTTGAACTGTTTAAACGAATGGATAACGCGCTTGACTTTGAAGGGACCGGAGTTGGCCTTGCCATAGTTAAAAGAATAATTGAAAAACACCACGCGCGTATTTGGTTTGAAAGTAAATTAGAAGTTGGCACAATATTTTATGTATCCTTTAAAAATTAA
- a CDS encoding diadenylate cyclase, whose translation MHSFLSSLKITPFAILDILLLATIIYQLYNLLRGTIAANIFIGLAFIYLLYFIVPETKMPLLAGILKKVVDVGIIVVIIVFQQEIRKFLLLVGKNASLQRNKAWWQYFFGKKEVEKNNYARIKPIIDACKSLKQTKTGALIVFAKYYDEQFYQNSCEVMEARISKRLLESIFQKTSPLHDGAVVIAENKIKSASCILPLTEKTDLPAQFGLRHRAGIGVTEANEATAIIISEETGELSYAKQGRVKMNISFAELEKLLNKDF comes from the coding sequence ATGCATTCCTTTTTAAGCAGCCTTAAAATTACGCCTTTTGCCATACTGGATATCCTGTTGCTGGCAACCATTATATACCAGCTTTACAACCTGTTGCGTGGTACTATAGCCGCTAATATTTTTATAGGGCTTGCATTTATATACCTGCTGTATTTTATTGTGCCCGAAACCAAAATGCCGCTGTTGGCGGGCATCCTGAAAAAGGTGGTTGATGTGGGGATTATCGTGGTGATCATTGTGTTTCAGCAGGAAATCCGGAAGTTTTTGCTGCTGGTAGGCAAAAACGCATCCTTGCAGCGCAACAAGGCATGGTGGCAGTATTTTTTTGGTAAAAAAGAGGTGGAGAAAAACAACTACGCCCGCATTAAACCTATTATTGATGCCTGTAAAAGCCTCAAGCAAACTAAAACCGGCGCCCTTATTGTGTTTGCCAAATATTACGACGAGCAGTTTTACCAGAATAGTTGCGAGGTAATGGAAGCCCGGATATCTAAACGATTGCTGGAAAGTATTTTTCAAAAAACAAGCCCCCTGCATGACGGGGCCGTGGTTATTGCCGAAAACAAGATTAAATCGGCCAGCTGTATTTTACCGCTTACCGAGAAGACCGACCTGCCTGCGCAGTTTGGCCTGCGCCACCGTGCCGGCATTGGTGTAACCGAAGCCAACGAAGCAACAGCCATCATTATATCCGAAGAAACCGGCGAATTATCCTACGCCAAACAAGGCCGCGTAAAAATGAACATCAGCTTTGCCGAGCTGGAAAAACTGCTGAATAAGGATTTTTAG
- a CDS encoding sterol desaturase family protein: MFKGFRIDDLITISNVLLRLAVRYLLFAGSFYLVFYVWKNKAIWRAKIQQRYPENKHVIREVVNSFVTIIIFGLVIMSVIFASKAGLTRIYPNISDKGWGYYIFSIVLMILMHDTYFYWTHRAMHWKPLFKAVHKTHHLSTNPTPFAAYAFHPLEAVIEVGIVPLIAFTIPYHGTALTVFSLYSLLLNVTGHLGFELFPKGFASNKVFKWHNTSTHHNMHHRLVKCNYGLYFNIWDRLMGTNHPDYEKSFDEVVEKRGASVVAEANNGVLVAEEQVR, encoded by the coding sequence ATGTTTAAAGGTTTCCGCATAGATGATTTGATCACCATATCCAACGTTTTACTTCGGCTGGCTGTGCGTTACCTGTTGTTTGCCGGCTCATTTTACCTGGTGTTTTATGTGTGGAAGAATAAAGCCATCTGGCGCGCCAAAATACAGCAGCGCTATCCCGAAAATAAGCACGTGATTCGCGAGGTGGTGAACTCCTTTGTTACCATCATTATTTTTGGCCTGGTTATCATGAGCGTTATTTTCGCAAGTAAAGCCGGGTTAACCCGTATTTATCCCAATATAAGCGATAAGGGATGGGGCTATTACATTTTTAGTATTGTGCTGATGATACTGATGCATGATACCTACTTTTATTGGACACACCGCGCCATGCACTGGAAGCCTTTATTTAAGGCGGTGCATAAAACACATCACCTATCTACCAACCCAACCCCATTTGCAGCATACGCTTTTCACCCGCTGGAGGCGGTTATTGAAGTTGGCATTGTGCCCCTGATAGCTTTTACCATCCCGTACCATGGTACAGCTTTAACGGTGTTCTCGTTATATTCCTTATTGCTTAATGTAACCGGCCACCTGGGTTTCGAGCTTTTTCCTAAGGGCTTTGCCAGTAATAAGGTGTTTAAATGGCACAATACCTCAACACATCATAATATGCATCATCGGCTGGTTAAATGCAACTACGGCCTGTATTTTAATATATGGGACAGGCTGATGGGTACCAACCATCCCGACTACGAAAAAAGTTTTGATGAAGTGGTAGAAAAGCGCGGAGCATCTGTTGTGGCCGAAGCTAATAACGGCGTGTTGGTAGCTGAAGAGCAGGTGAGGTAG